Proteins co-encoded in one Pseudoliparis swirei isolate HS2019 ecotype Mariana Trench chromosome 7, NWPU_hadal_v1, whole genome shotgun sequence genomic window:
- the LOC130196097 gene encoding homeodomain-interacting protein kinase 2-like — protein sequence MASVIMVVFFSLRSPEVMLGLPYTEATDMWSVGCVAAFLYLGCLLYPGRSEYDMMRYIVETQGHPPNTLLTLGLKTGCFFQRNSKNSFWKLKTPEQFYRETGIWPLETRSNKFCSLYHLLPIQPIRSEKSVDIVSESTGRLYFGDILSRMLELDAAKRLTPRQVLQHPFTSMHHMSRRYHVSSYVRSCFETVYQNRTTDSGIAVGGSLQRSSSSAHRVQQNLPSASAERGAC from the exons ATGGCTAGTGTGAtcatggttgtttttttctctctcaggtCTCCAGAGGTTATGTTGGGTCTACCGTATACCGAGGCCACGGATATGTGGTCTGTGGGCTGCGTCGCTGCGTTCCTCTACCTCGGATGCCTCCTCTACCCCGGCAGGAGTGAATATGACATG ATGAGGTACATAGTGGAGACTCAGGGTCATCCACCAAACACCCTGCTCACCCTGGGACTGAAAACTGGCTGTTTTTTCCAACGCAACTCCAAGAACAGTTTCTGGAAACTCAAG ACACCAGAACAGTTCTATCGTGAGACTGGGATTTGGCCGTTGGAGACCAGGTCCAACAAATTCTGCTCGCTGTATCATCTCTTGCCT ATCCAGCCCATCAGGAGTGAAAAGTCTGTTGATATAGTTTCAGAATCGACTGGCAGGCTTTACTTTGGGGACATCCTCAGTCGGATGCTTGAGCTTGATGCTGCTAAGAGACTTACACCCCGTCAGGTGCTCCAGCATCCATTCACCAGCATGCACCACATGTCCAGAAGATACCATGTCAGCTCCTA TGTACGGTCCTGTTTTGAGACTGTGTACCAGAACCGGACTACTGACAGTGGGATAGCTGTGGGTGGGTCTCTGCAGCGGTCATCCTCATCCGCCCATCGCGTCCAGCAGAACCTTCCTTCTGCTTCTGCTGAGAGAGGCGcctgttaa